The genomic interval CTCGGGCGCCGGGCCGAGACGATCCTCGCCACCGCGCGCGAAGCGGCCGCGGGCGACACTCGCCGTTCCTGGCACCTGCTGCGGCTCGCGATCTCGGCGGGTTCGGCGAAGGAGCTGCGCGCGGGAGGGCTCGCGAGTGAGATGCGCCGCCGCCAGAGCGTGTCGTGGGACGCGGCGAGCCGCATCCTCGATCGCTCCCAGGGGCGCGCTCTCGTGCCGTGGCTCGCCGGCCAGCTGGTGTTCTCGGTGGCGTATGTGGGCGCGACCCTGCTCGTGGTGGCGCAGGCCGCCGAGGGGCGGGCGAGTGTCGGCGACGTCATCCTCGTGATCATCCTCGCCGGCCAGGTGAACCAGCAGGTCGCCGCGGCCGTCGGGGTGCTGCAGCAGCTCCAGCGCGGCGCGCGCATGATGCGCACGGTCGACTGGGTCGAGGAGCTCGTGCATCGCGACGACCCACTCGCCCCGCGCCCCGTTCCCGAGCGGCTGAGCGACGGCATCCGTCTCGATGGTGTGGCATTCGGCTACCCCGGCACCGACACGCGCATCCTCGACGGCGTCGACCTGGTGCTGCCCGCGGGCACGACGGTGGCCATCGTCGGAGAGAACGGCGCGGGCAAGACGAGCCTCGTGAAGCTTCTGTGCCGGTTCTACGACGTGGATGCCGGGAGTCTCACCGTCGACGGCATCGACGTGCGCGAGTTCGCGGTCGATGAATGGCGCACCCGCATATCGGCGGGCTTCCAGGACTTCGTGCGGTTCGAGCTCGCCGCGCGTCGCTCGATCGGCATCGGCGCCCTCGAAGCCATGGATGACGACGCGGCCGTGCGGGATGCCCTGCACCGCGCCCGCTCCGAGTCGCTCCTCGAACGGTTCGACGACGGTCTCGACACGCTGCTCGGCAAGAGCTACCACGACGGCACCGAGCTCTCGGGGGGCCAGTGGCAGAAGGTCGCGCTCGCGCGCGCGATGATGCGCGAGCGGCCCCTGCTGCTGGTGCTCGATGAGCCGACGTCGGCGCTCGATGCGCAGGCCGAGCACGAGCTGTTCGAGCAGTACGCCGACACCGCCCGCCGTGTGGGTGCGCAGACGGGAGCCGTGACAGTGCTCGTCTCGCACCGCTTCTCGACCGTGCGGATGGCCGACATCATCGTCGTGGTCGCGGATGGCCGGATCGTGCAGGCAGGCAGCCATGACGAGCTCGTCGCCACGGGCGGGCTCTACGCCGAGCTGTACGAGCTGCAGGCTGCGTCGTATCGCTGACCGCGGGCCCGCCGCGGCGGGGAACCACAGGTGCGGCAACTAGACTCGCCCTCATGCAGGAGGCGCTCGCGGCGGTCGACGAGACCGCGCCCGACGACACCTCCGCGACCCCGGAACCGACGAGGTTCCGCCTGACGCTGTCCAACTTCGACGGGCCGTTCGACCTCCTGCTGTCGCTCATCACGAAGCACGAGCTCGACATCACCGAGATCTCGCTCTCGAAGGTCACCGACGAGTTCATCTCCTACCTCAAGGGTCTCAACGGCGTCGAGGAGCTCGACCAGGCGAGCGAGTTCCTCGTGGTGGCCGCGACGCTCCTCGACCTCAAGGTCGCCGGGCTCCTTCCGCAGGGCGAGCTCGTCGACGCCGAGGATGTGGCGCTGCTGGAAGCCCGCGACCTGCTCTTCGCCCGTCTGCTTCAGTACCGCGCCTTCAAGGAGGCCGCCCGCTGGTTCGAGGGTCACCTCGTCGCCGAGTCGCAGCGGCATGCGCGTTCGGTGCGCCTCGAGGAGAAGTACCGCCGTCAGACGCCGGAGCTCGTGTGGACGCTGAGTCTGCATGATTTCGCGGCGCTCGCGACCTTCGCGATGACGCCCAAGGCGATCCCTGTGGTCGGCCTCGATCATCTGCATGCGCCGCTCGTGTCGATCCGCGAGCAGGCGGCGATCGTCGTGACCCTGCTGCGGTCGCGGGAGGTCACGAGCTTCCGCGAGCTCATCGCGGGCGCCGATCTGCGCGGTGTGGTCGTGGCGCGATTCCTGGCCGTGCTCGAGCTGTACCGCCACGCGGCGATCAGCTTCGAGCAGCTCGAGCCGCTCGGCGAGCTCACCCTGCGCTGGACGGCGGCGCACTGGAACGATGAACAGCTTTCGACCCTGGGGGCCGACTATGACCGATGAGACCGAGGCGACCGGAGGCGTCGCGACCGCCGAGACGGAGGTCGACGAGCCCGCGCGCGCATACACGCCCGAGGAGATCGAACGCCGTCTCGAGGCCGTGATGCTCATCGCCGACGAGCCGCTCCCGATCGTGACGCTCGCGACCGCCCTCGGCGCTCCGGTCACTGAGGTCCGAGCGGCGATCGCACGCCTCGTCGCGGACTACGACGGTGCCTCCGGCGGCCCGCGCCGTGGCTTCGAACTGCGTGAGGTGGGCGGCGGCTGGCGCCTCTACGTCCGCTCCGAGCACGACGATCTCGTGCGCGACTTCGTGCTCACGCAGAGCCCCACGAAGCTCTCGCAGGCAGCCCTCGAGACCCTGGCCGTGATCGCGTACAAGCAGCCCATCAGCCGCAGCTCGGTCGCGGCGATCCGCGCGGTCAACGTCGACTCGGTCGTGCGCACGCTGCTCGGTCGCGGCCTCATCACCGAGGCGTTCACCGACGCTGAGACCGGTGCCATCAACTACGAGACGACGCCCCTGCTGCTGACCCAGCTCGGCATCAACTCGCTCGATGAGCTGCCGCCGATCTCACCGCTGCTTCCCGACGGCGCCGACGGATTCGACGAGGTGGCGCGATGATCGAGGAGCCCACAGGCGAGCGCCTGCAGAAGGTTCTCGCGGCCGCGGGGGTTGCGTCGCGGCGCGTGTGCGAGGAGTACATCGCACAGGGACGGGTGTCCGTGAACGGCGAGGTCGTTCTGGAGCAGGGGCGTCGCATCGACCCGCTCGTCGACCGCGTCGAGATCGACGGCACGCCTGTGCAGGTGGACAGCGAGAAGCGCTACCTGATGCTCAACAAGCCCAAGGGCGTCGTGAGCACGATGTCGGATGAGCGCGGCCGCCCCGATCTGCAGCCGTACGTCGAGCAGGCCGGGGAGCGCGTCTTCAACGTCGGCAGACTCGACGCCGAGACCACGGGCCTGCTCGTGCTCACGAACGACGGCGAGCTCGCGCACGTGCTCGCGCATCCGTCGTTCGGTGTGGAGAAGACCTACCTCGCGACCGTGAACGGCGTCGTCCGCCAGGAGACGCTGCGTCGCCTCATGAGCGGCGTCGAGCTCGAGGATGGTCCGATCGCCGCCGACAAGGCGCGCGTGATCGGCGAGTCGTCGGGCGGACGCACGATCGTCGAGCTCACGCTCCACTCGGGACGCAACCGCATCGTCCGACGCATGATGGCCGAGGTCGGACACCCCGTGATCGATCTCGTGCGTCGCCAGTTCGGTCCGCTGCACCTGGGCTCGCTGCCCGCGGGTCGCATGCGCGACCTCACGCGCGCCGAGGTCGGCGCTCTGCTCGGCCTCGCCCGATCGCCGCAGACCGCGGGGAAGCCCGAGAAGAAGACGCAGCCCCGCTCGGCGAACCGCAACCCCACCTCACGACAGGGACGCACTCGATGACCGATCGTCGCCTCGCCGAGCAGGTGCGCATCGTGGGCTCCGGCCTGCTGGGCGCCTCCATCGGACTCGGACTGACCGCTCGCGGCGTCGACGTCATCGTCGACGACGCCTCGCCGTCGACGCGCGCGCTCGCGATCGCCTATGGTGCGGGACGCGCGCCCGCCGAGGGCGACGCCCCGGGGCTCATCGTCGTCGCCGTTCCGCCGGACGTCACCGCTGATGTCGTCGCGCGTGAGCTCGAGAGCTTCCCGGAGGCGCTCGTCACGGATGTCGCGAGCGTCAAGGTCGCGCCGCTCGACGAGCTGCGTGCGCGCGGCGCCGACCTCAGCCGCTACCTCGGCACCCACCCCATGGCAGGGCGCGAGCGCGGGGGAGCGGTGTCGGCGCGTGCCGACCTCTTCGTCGGCCGCCCGTGGATCCTCGCCGGACACGACGGCATCAGCTACCGCCGTGCCGCGGCGATCGAGGACATGATCCTCGACCTCGGCGCCGTTCCGATCGAGATGGATGTCGCGGATCACGACGCGAGCGTCGCACTCGTCTCGCACGCCCCGCAGCTCGTCGCCAGCCTGCTCGCCTCGCGTCTGCGCGAGGGCCGCGGCACCTCGCTCGGCCTCGCCGGGCAGGGACTGCGCGACACGACCCGCATCGCCTCGAGCGACCCCGCGCTCTGGGTGCAGATCCTGGGCGCGAACGCGGGCGAGATCGTCAAGGTGCTCGCGCCGCTGCGCGACGACCTCGACCGCGTGATCGCGGCGCTCGACGACCCCGAAGCTCCCGCATCCCGGCGCACCCTCGCCGAGACGCTCGCCGCCGGCAACGACGGCGTCGCCCGCATCCCGGGCAAGCATGGTCAGGACAAGCGCTTCACGGCGCTCGTCGTGAAGGTCGACGACACCCCAGGACAGCTCGCGCGACTCCTCACCGAGATCGGCGAGGAGGGCGTGAACATGGAAGACCTCCGTCTCGAGCACTCGCCCGAAGCCAAGGTCGGATTCGCCGAGATCTCGGTCGTGCCGGAAGCCGCACACTCCCTCGCGACCGCGCTCGAACAGCGCGGCTGGACCCTCATGGAGGCAGAACGTTGAGCCCCGTCGTCGTCGCCGTCGATGGCCCCGCCGGATCCGGCAAGTCGAGCGTCAGCAAGGCCGCCTCGCGCGCCCTCGGCTACGCGTTCCTCGACACGGGGGCCGCGTATCGCGCGCTCACCTGGGTCGCGCTCGAGCGGGGAATCGCGACTGACGACTCGGACGCCGTCGTGGCGCTGCTCGACGGCTTCACCTATGAGACCGAGGTGACCGACGCGGGAACCGTCGTGCGGGTGGGCGATGCGGATGTCACGACCGCGATCCGCGAGCCCCGGATCTCGGCCGTCGTGAGCGATATCGCGCGGGTCCCCGAGGTGCGCGCGGCCCTCACCGACGCCTTCCGCCGCATCATCGCCGCGAGCTCCGCGCCCGGCATCGTCGTCGAAGGTCGCGACATCACGACCGTCGTCGCCCCCGACGCTGAGGTGCGCATCCTGCTGACGGCCGACGAGGCGGTTAGAATTGCCAGACGATCGGCCGAACTCGCGCCCGGATCCGCCGCTACCGCGGATCAGCTGCGCGAACGCGACCGGCGGGACGCCCAGGTGGTCGACTTCCTGACCGCGGCTCCCGGCGTCACCACGATCGACTCCACACATCTCGACTTCGACCAGACCGTTCAGGCGGTCGTCGATCTGGTGCAGAGCACCATCTCCCACCGACAGGACACGACATGACCGAGCGCGAACACGATACCGCGGCCGAGTACGACGCCGACGACGCCTTCGAAGCGATCGACCCCGAACTGACCGAGCGCCTCGCTGAGCTCGACGACGACGTCGCCGAGCAGCGCGCCGCCTCCCTGCGTGCAGGGCTCGCGGATTACGACCTCGACGAGGAGGACCTCGACCTGCTCGAAGCCCTCGGCGAGGACGGCGACGGCATCACCTACATGCCGGCGCTGCCCGTGCTCGCGATCGTCGGGCGCCCGAACGTCGGCAAGTCGGCTCTCGTCAACCGCATCCTGGGTCGCCGTGAGGCTGTCGTGCAGGATGTGCCCGGCGTCACCCGCGACCGCGTCTCGTACAAGGCCGAGTGGATGGGGCGTCGCTTCACCCTCGTCGACACGGGCGGCTGGGAGCCGGACGCACAGGGCATCAACGCCTCCGTCGCGGCGCAGGCGGAGGTCGCGGTCGACCTCGCCGACGCTGTGCTCTTCGTCGTCGACATCAACGTGGGCGCCACTGCCACCGACGAGCACGTCGTGCGCATGCTGCGCGGCACCAAGAAGCCCGTCATCCTCGTGGCCAACAAGTCCGATGACCTTGTCAAGGACCCGCTCGCCGCCGAGCTGTGGAGCCTCGGCCTCGGCGAGCCGTGGCCTCTCTCGGCCGTGCACGGCCGCGGCGTCGCCGATCTGCTCGACCACGTCATGACGATCCTCCCCGAGGTGTCGGCCGTCGCCAAGCAGGAGATCGGCGGACCCCGTCGCGTCGCGATCCTCGGTCGCCCGAACGTCGGCAAGAGCTCGCTGCTCAACAAGGCCGCGGGTGAGGAGCGCGTCGTCGTCAACGAGCTCGCGGGCACCACGCGCGACCCCGTCGACGAGCAGGTCGAACTGGGCGGCAAGATCTGGACCTTCGTCGACACCGCCGGCATCCGCAAGCGCGTTCACCTGCAGCAGGGTGCCGACTTCTACGCCTCGCTGCGCACGAGCGCCGCGCTCGAGAAGGCGGAGGTCGCCGTCGTCGTGCTCGACGTGACCGAGTCGGTGAGCGTGCAGGACCTGCGCATCATCGATCTCGTGCTCGAGTCGGGACGCGCGCTCGTGCTCGCCTACAACAAGTGGGACCTTCTCGACGACGAGCGTCGCCGGTACCTCGAGCGTGAGATCGAACAGGACCTCGCGCACGTCACCTGGGCGCCGCGCGTCAACATCTCGGCGCGCACGGGCCGTCACCTCGAGAAGCTCGTGCCTGCTCTCGAGACCGCTCTCGAGAGCTGGGACACCCGCATCCCGACGGGCAAGTTCAACGCCCTCCTCGCCGAGCTCACCGCCGAGCACCCGCACCCCGTGCGTGGTGGCAAGCAGCCGCGCATCCTGTTCGGAACGCAGGCGTCGACGCGTCCGCCGACCTTCGTGCTCTTCACCACCGGATTCCTCGACCCGCAGTACCGCCGCTTCATCCAGCGCCGCCTGCGCGAGGTGTACGGCTTCGAGGGCACCCCGATCATCGTCAACATGCGTGTCCGGGAGAAGCGCAAGCGCTGACGCGCTTGCGCTTCCGGGGAGATCATTTCTCATCTCCCCGCCGGACACGCCGCGGCCCTCTCGGCCGCGGGCAGCCAGTTCACGAGTGCCGTCATGGGAAGCGCTGGCTTCCGCTTCCGGGGAGAACATTTCTGATCTCCCCGGGCACGCTCAGATTTCGAGGGAGCCGTCGGCCTTCTTGACGTTGAGGCGCGCCATTGCGAGATTGGCGCGCGAGCTGTCGAGCACGAGGTAGATGAACATCTCGGGGTTGCTCGCGAGCGGTCGGATGATGTGGTACTGGGTTGTGAGCGTGATGAGGATGTCGTCGATCTTCTCGTCGAGTCCGAGCGCCTTGATGGTCGTGAGCTTCGCGCGCACCACTTCGGTGTTGCCGGCGGCGGCGACGTCGAGATCGACGCCGTTGCCAGCGCGCCCGAGAAGCATGCCGGAGGAGCTGTCCACGAGGGCGGCGCTCGTGGCGCCGTCGGTCTTGAGGAGCGCTTCGAGTACTTCTCTGACTTCGGCCATGTCCTTGTTCCCCCTGCTTTCGGTTCGTCGATTCCGCCGGACGGTCGGCGGAGTCATGCTGCGGGTGTCGCAGCGGTTGAGGCGCGGATGCGCCCGAGTCGCTCCGCGCTGACGCGCGAAACCGACAGTGCTTTGCCGAGCGTCTCGGCATGGTCGAAGACGGCGGCGAGCACGAGCGGCAGCCCGGGAACCCGTCGTTGGATGATGTGGCCTCCGCGGGAGGCGATGATGACATAGTCGCTCTCGCCGACCTCCATCTCGCGTCCGACGGCGTCGGCGAGGGCCTGCACAGAGCTCGACATGCCTGCGAGGCCTCCGTCGTCCTGGTGGCTTGCCGGGTAACTCGCGACCTCGAATCCGTCGTCGGTCACGAGAGTCGCGAACACGAGCGACGGGCAGGTGGCTTTGAGCGCGTCGAGCGCGGCGCGTGCCGCGTTGATGATCTCCTTGTCCTTGTGCGCCGCGGTCATGTGCCGCTCCTTCCTGTCGTGAGTCGGGCTTCCATCTCGATCGTCGCGACGAGACTCATGAGAGCGAGCCGCATCTGCCCTCCGTCGCGCGGGTCGACGGGCAGCACGGGGATCATCCGACCGGGGCGGATCGCGTTGACGGTTGCGGCGATCTGGTCGAGCGTCGGGTTCCGTGCGATCTCGGACCGGGTCACCCCGATCACGGCGCTGCCGTTGTCGATGAGGTCGGAGAAGGCCTCGAGGTGTTCGGCGACGTCAGCCAATGGGTCGCCCGAGCTGTTGTCGATGAGGATGATGAGTCCGATGGCGCGGTCGATGAGGATGCGCCACATGAATGCGAAGCGCTTCTGGCCGGGAAGGCCGTAGATGCGCAGCTTCTCCTCGTCGCTGACGATGATCTCGCCGTAGTCGAGGGCGACGGTCGTGGTGTCCTTGTCGGCGGTCTCGCGGTCGCTGTTGATCGCTTCGGTGTGGCGCACGCGGCTGTCGCTGACGGCGCGGATGGCGGTTGTCTTGCCGACGCCCATCGGGCCTGCGATGAGGATGACGTGTTCGGACATCTACAGCCCCAGGCTTTTGCGCAGGCGGGAGAAGAGCCCGTGGGAGGAGTGCTTCTCGCCGGAGTGCCGGGCCAGGGCTGGCCCGGGGGCCGTCCGCTGGTCGGGCGACGGCTCTGATGCGTGGGCCGCGTCGACCCGCGGCGCGTCGGCGCGGGGAGCGGGCGGCGCGGCTGTTGCGGTGGTGAGCAGACCCATGAGGCTGAGTGCATTGACGGTGCGCTGCGCGCGCGCGAGCGGCACGTCGGCTGCGTCGGCGAGCTCATCGACGGTGATCATTGCGGCGCCGAGAGCGGCGAACATCTTGATCGTGTCGAGCTCCACGGCGAGCCGCGTGATTCGGGGCCAGCGAACGAGCCGGTACCGGTCGGTGGGCCACAGCCAGGTGGCGCGCTCGTCCCCGAAGGAGAGCTCCCCGATGTGCCAGAGCACCGCGTCGAGGTCGCCGAGGGGGCCGAGCACGGGCGGCGCGGATTCGAGTGGATGCGTCTCGACGTACACGGCGGCAGGGGCCGCAGGAAGCTCGTCGGAGGGGATGCCGCTGTAGCCGTCGACGCGCGGATCGATGACGATCGACCCGACGCCGACCACCTCGATGCGCAGGAGGACCTGGGCGGGCATGCGACGCACGGCGTGGATGGCCGTGGCAGTCGCGGCCCAGCCGCTCGCGTCGGGAGCGAGGGTGGGTGCGGGGCTCGCAGAGGTGCGGAATGGGCCATCGGCGGGTGGCGTGGCCGGGCTGAAGACCGGAGTCTGGGTGACGGCGTCGTGCGATGCCGTCATGCGGATTCACCGCGTCTGCTCATCCGGCGCCCCTGCCTTCGCATCCGGGATCCGCCGTCGGACCCGTGCCCTCACGGTAGGGAGTGGACGCACATGTCGGGAGACCCCTCAATTGGGGGCCGACAGGCTGGTGCGTGACATGACATCATTTGACGCCGAGCGAGCGGTCTCGACGCCGCGACGCGGATGCGTGATGATCGACCCATGTCCGTCATCGAGAACTCCAAGCTCACCGTCATCGGAGCGGGGGCTGTCGGCAGCTCGCTCGCGTACGCGGCGCTCATCCGCAACTCCGCCCGCGAGGTCGCGCTCTACGACATCGATGGCGCTCGCGCCGAAGCGGAGGTGCTCGATCTGGCGCACGGAACGCTCTTCACGGGCTCGTCGGCGATCACGGGCGGCGGGGACCTCGATGTTGTCGAGGGGTCGAATGTCGTCGTCATCACGGCGGGAGCGAAGCAGAATCCCGGTCAGACGCGACTGGAGCTCGCGGGCGTCAACGTGGGCATCATCCGCGACCTCATGCCGAAGCTCGTGGAGCGCGCGCCGAACGCCGTCTACGTGATCGTCTCGAACCCGTGCGATGTGCTCGCTGTCGCGGCGCACCGATTCTCGGGGCTCCCGGCCTCACGCGTGTTCGCGTCGGGTACGGTGCTCGATTCGTCGCGCCTGCGGTGGCTGCTGGCGAAGCGGCTGCACGTGGCGCCGTCGAGCACGCACGCGATGATCATCGGCGAGCACGGAGATTCGGAGTTCGCGCTGTGGTCGCAGGCGAGCATCGGGCCCGTTCCGATCTCGCACTGGGATGCCGGCAACGGGCCGCTTCCCCTCCTCGAACTCGACATGATCGCCGACGACGTCAAGAACGCCGCGTACACGGTGATCGCCGGCAAGGGCGCGACCAACTACGCGATCGGCCTCTCGGGTGCGCGCATCGTCGAAGCAGTGCTGCGCGATGAGGGTGCCGTGCTGCCTGTGTCGACGGTTCTGAACGACTATCACGGTGTGACCGGAGTCGCCCTCTCGGTGCCGAGCATCGTCGACGCTCGCGGTGTGAGCCGCGTCATCGAGGTTCCGTTCTCGAGCGAGGAGCAGGCGAAGTTCTCCGCGTCGGCGGAGGCCATCCGCCGCTCGCTCGAGGAGCTCGGGATCAGCTGACCGGGGCGCTCTGCGGTTCGTCGATGATGTGAGCGTCGGCGGAGCGATCGCCTCGGCCGGGATTCGTGGCCCGCAGGGCCGCGAGGATCG from Salinibacterium sp. ZJ70 carries:
- a CDS encoding ABC transporter ATP-binding protein, yielding MTTTTPETAVRGGMLRGIGALAAMSWRERPGRMLLAGVLVLLQAVAVPLAASALSALTDRALDGNATGAVTAAVVAGVLLIAALTAGHFAHIFHFELGEAAELALQRRLILLSNGSAGLAHHDRADYADRLQVLRQEVGRTREMVETLFNAFSLAIAMTTTAVLLALVSPWLLLLPLAAIPPLLLGRRAETILATAREAAAGDTRRSWHLLRLAISAGSAKELRAGGLASEMRRRQSVSWDAASRILDRSQGRALVPWLAGQLVFSVAYVGATLLVVAQAAEGRASVGDVILVIILAGQVNQQVAAAVGVLQQLQRGARMMRTVDWVEELVHRDDPLAPRPVPERLSDGIRLDGVAFGYPGTDTRILDGVDLVLPAGTTVAIVGENGAGKTSLVKLLCRFYDVDAGSLTVDGIDVREFAVDEWRTRISAGFQDFVRFELAARRSIGIGALEAMDDDAAVRDALHRARSESLLERFDDGLDTLLGKSYHDGTELSGGQWQKVALARAMMRERPLLLVLDEPTSALDAQAEHELFEQYADTARRVGAQTGAVTVLVSHRFSTVRMADIIVVVADGRIVQAGSHDELVATGGLYAELYELQAASYR
- a CDS encoding ScpA family protein; this translates as MQEALAAVDETAPDDTSATPEPTRFRLTLSNFDGPFDLLLSLITKHELDITEISLSKVTDEFISYLKGLNGVEELDQASEFLVVAATLLDLKVAGLLPQGELVDAEDVALLEARDLLFARLLQYRAFKEAARWFEGHLVAESQRHARSVRLEEKYRRQTPELVWTLSLHDFAALATFAMTPKAIPVVGLDHLHAPLVSIREQAAIVVTLLRSREVTSFRELIAGADLRGVVVARFLAVLELYRHAAISFEQLEPLGELTLRWTAAHWNDEQLSTLGADYDR
- the scpB gene encoding SMC-Scp complex subunit ScpB, whose amino-acid sequence is MTDETEATGGVATAETEVDEPARAYTPEEIERRLEAVMLIADEPLPIVTLATALGAPVTEVRAAIARLVADYDGASGGPRRGFELREVGGGWRLYVRSEHDDLVRDFVLTQSPTKLSQAALETLAVIAYKQPISRSSVAAIRAVNVDSVVRTLLGRGLITEAFTDAETGAINYETTPLLLTQLGINSLDELPPISPLLPDGADGFDEVAR
- a CDS encoding pseudouridine synthase — its product is MIEEPTGERLQKVLAAAGVASRRVCEEYIAQGRVSVNGEVVLEQGRRIDPLVDRVEIDGTPVQVDSEKRYLMLNKPKGVVSTMSDERGRPDLQPYVEQAGERVFNVGRLDAETTGLLVLTNDGELAHVLAHPSFGVEKTYLATVNGVVRQETLRRLMSGVELEDGPIAADKARVIGESSGGRTIVELTLHSGRNRIVRRMMAEVGHPVIDLVRRQFGPLHLGSLPAGRMRDLTRAEVGALLGLARSPQTAGKPEKKTQPRSANRNPTSRQGRTR
- a CDS encoding prephenate dehydrogenase — encoded protein: MTDRRLAEQVRIVGSGLLGASIGLGLTARGVDVIVDDASPSTRALAIAYGAGRAPAEGDAPGLIVVAVPPDVTADVVARELESFPEALVTDVASVKVAPLDELRARGADLSRYLGTHPMAGRERGGAVSARADLFVGRPWILAGHDGISYRRAAAIEDMILDLGAVPIEMDVADHDASVALVSHAPQLVASLLASRLREGRGTSLGLAGQGLRDTTRIASSDPALWVQILGANAGEIVKVLAPLRDDLDRVIAALDDPEAPASRRTLAETLAAGNDGVARIPGKHGQDKRFTALVVKVDDTPGQLARLLTEIGEEGVNMEDLRLEHSPEAKVGFAEISVVPEAAHSLATALEQRGWTLMEAER
- the cmk gene encoding (d)CMP kinase, translating into MSPVVVAVDGPAGSGKSSVSKAASRALGYAFLDTGAAYRALTWVALERGIATDDSDAVVALLDGFTYETEVTDAGTVVRVGDADVTTAIREPRISAVVSDIARVPEVRAALTDAFRRIIAASSAPGIVVEGRDITTVVAPDAEVRILLTADEAVRIARRSAELAPGSAATADQLRERDRRDAQVVDFLTAAPGVTTIDSTHLDFDQTVQAVVDLVQSTISHRQDTT
- the der gene encoding ribosome biogenesis GTPase Der produces the protein MTEREHDTAAEYDADDAFEAIDPELTERLAELDDDVAEQRAASLRAGLADYDLDEEDLDLLEALGEDGDGITYMPALPVLAIVGRPNVGKSALVNRILGRREAVVQDVPGVTRDRVSYKAEWMGRRFTLVDTGGWEPDAQGINASVAAQAEVAVDLADAVLFVVDINVGATATDEHVVRMLRGTKKPVILVANKSDDLVKDPLAAELWSLGLGEPWPLSAVHGRGVADLLDHVMTILPEVSAVAKQEIGGPRRVAILGRPNVGKSSLLNKAAGEERVVVNELAGTTRDPVDEQVELGGKIWTFVDTAGIRKRVHLQQGADFYASLRTSAALEKAEVAVVVLDVTESVSVQDLRIIDLVLESGRALVLAYNKWDLLDDERRRYLEREIEQDLAHVTWAPRVNISARTGRHLEKLVPALETALESWDTRIPTGKFNALLAELTAEHPHPVRGGKQPRILFGTQASTRPPTFVLFTTGFLDPQYRRFIQRRLREVYGFEGTPIIVNMRVREKRKR
- a CDS encoding roadblock/LC7 domain-containing protein, with the translated sequence MTAAHKDKEIINAARAALDALKATCPSLVFATLVTDDGFEVASYPASHQDDGGLAGMSSSVQALADAVGREMEVGESDYVIIASRGGHIIQRRVPGLPLVLAAVFDHAETLGKALSVSRVSAERLGRIRASTAATPAA
- a CDS encoding ATP/GTP-binding protein, with product MSEHVILIAGPMGVGKTTAIRAVSDSRVRHTEAINSDRETADKDTTTVALDYGEIIVSDEEKLRIYGLPGQKRFAFMWRILIDRAIGLIILIDNSSGDPLADVAEHLEAFSDLIDNGSAVIGVTRSEIARNPTLDQIAATVNAIRPGRMIPVLPVDPRDGGQMRLALMSLVATIEMEARLTTGRSGT
- a CDS encoding L-lactate dehydrogenase, whose product is MSVIENSKLTVIGAGAVGSSLAYAALIRNSAREVALYDIDGARAEAEVLDLAHGTLFTGSSAITGGGDLDVVEGSNVVVITAGAKQNPGQTRLELAGVNVGIIRDLMPKLVERAPNAVYVIVSNPCDVLAVAAHRFSGLPASRVFASGTVLDSSRLRWLLAKRLHVAPSSTHAMIIGEHGDSEFALWSQASIGPVPISHWDAGNGPLPLLELDMIADDVKNAAYTVIAGKGATNYAIGLSGARIVEAVLRDEGAVLPVSTVLNDYHGVTGVALSVPSIVDARGVSRVIEVPFSSEEQAKFSASAEAIRRSLEELGIS